From the Bradyrhizobium sp. CCGUVB1N3 genome, one window contains:
- the tnpB gene encoding IS66 family insertion sequence element accessory protein TnpB (TnpB, as the term is used for proteins encoded by IS66 family insertion elements, is considered an accessory protein, since TnpC, encoded by a neighboring gene, is a DDE family transposase.) yields MFRLGADLKVYLHRESIDFRAGINSLAVLVQETMALDPFAPAVFAFCNRRRDRMKLLFFDRSGFVLILKRLTEDKFRWPGREAAVITLTTEQLHWILDGIDIDAMVRHPVRQYQVAG; encoded by the coding sequence ATGTTCAGACTGGGCGCTGACCTGAAAGTCTATCTGCACCGTGAGTCGATCGACTTCCGGGCCGGCATCAACAGCCTTGCGGTTCTGGTCCAGGAAACGATGGCGCTCGATCCGTTTGCTCCGGCGGTTTTTGCGTTCTGCAATCGCCGTCGCGACCGGATGAAGCTCCTGTTCTTCGATCGGTCCGGCTTTGTGCTGATCCTGAAACGGCTGACCGAGGACAAGTTCCGGTGGCCGGGCCGCGAGGCAGCGGTGATCACGCTTACGACCGAGCAATTGCACTGGATCCTCGACGGGATCGATATCGATGCGATGGTCCGCCATCCGGTGCGGCAATATCAGGTTGCTGGTTGA
- a CDS encoding transposase translates to MCGASSDDDQKLRVRLVGRNGRRRYDAASKDRLVAACLAPGVSVSRLALEHGVNANLLRKWVKKRTETLSVRPSSPAAFIPVQIEGTADRALSGQSRMDAVDLPATCDGVRGSAPERAATFSSPAKVSASLSNGVKLTLECGDVNVLTAIIGALGHVQTGR, encoded by the coding sequence ATTTGCGGAGCCAGCTCTGACGATGATCAGAAACTGCGGGTAAGGCTTGTTGGTCGGAACGGTCGACGCCGTTACGACGCCGCATCGAAGGACCGCCTTGTCGCGGCCTGCCTTGCGCCTGGCGTGTCGGTATCGAGACTTGCGCTCGAACATGGGGTCAATGCGAACCTTCTTCGGAAATGGGTAAAGAAGCGCACGGAGACGCTGTCTGTCCGGCCGTCCTCACCAGCGGCGTTCATCCCGGTTCAGATTGAAGGGACTGCTGATCGGGCACTGTCGGGACAGAGCCGCATGGATGCGGTGGATTTGCCGGCGACTTGTGATGGGGTGCGTGGATCGGCACCGGAAAGGGCTGCGACGTTTTCCTCTCCAGCCAAGGTGAGCGCGTCACTGTCGAACGGCGTGAAGCTGACGCTGGAATGCGGTGATGTGAATGTATTGACGGCGATCATCGGAGCACTGGGACATGTTCAGACTGGGCGCTGA